The following nucleotide sequence is from Allocatelliglobosispora scoriae.
GGCGATCAGCGCGGAGACCGAGTTGGCGCCCTTCTCCAGGATGTGCGGCTGGATCGAGAAGACCGGCGAGATGATCAGGACGACCGCGATCGTCTCGCCCAGCGCCCGGCCGAGGCCGAGCATCGTGCCACCGATCATGGCGCCCCGACCGAAGGGCAGCACCACCGTGCGGATCATGCCCCAGCGGGTCGCACCCAGCGCGAACGCGCCCTCGCGCTCGCCGAGCGGTGCCTGGGTGAACGCCTCCCGCATCACCGAGCAGGCGATCGGCGTCACCATCATCGCCACCACGATCCCGGCGATGAAGGTCGACGAGGTGAAGACCGTGTCGGTCTCCAGCGGATTGCCGAACTCGTAGTTGTCGACGTGCAGGAACGGGATCCAGCCCAGGTAGGTCGCGATCCAGCGGGAGAGGTCGAGGACCTTCCACTGTAGAAAGATCATCCCCCAGATGCCGTAGACGACGCTCGGCACCGCCGCCATCAGGTCGACCATGCTGATCAGCCAGCCCTTGACCCGGCGGGGGGCGTACTCGGAGATGTAGAGGGCCGTGCCCACCGAGAGCGGCAGCGCGAACGCGATCGCGACCGCCGCGATCATCACGGAGCCCGCGAGGACCGCCGCGATGCCGAAGCCGCCGCCGTCCGGCTCCCACGACTGCGTGGTGATGAACGACCAGCCCTGCTTGCCCAGCGCCTGCCAGGCGCGGTAGAGCAGGAAGGCGCCGACGAGCAGCATCAGCACCAGCACCGTCGTGCCACCGGCCCGGGCGAGACCGCGGAAGCCGCGATCGCCGGGATTGAGCCCGGCACTGGGGCGCCACGGCGCATCGGACGGCTCCGGGCGGTCGATCACGGCTGCGGCGTGCCGTCCGACCTTGGGCTCGGGATCGGTCATCGGAGTGCCCGCCGGGTCAGAACGGAGGTCATCGCGGAGTGCGACCGGGCCGAGCGGGTCTCCATCGTGATCGCCTGGTCGCCGACCTGCGCGGTCGGCACGGCCATCAGGAAGGTCTTCAGGCTCGACTGGCACTCCCGCTCGCGCTGGTAGTGCCGCCCCCGGATCGCGAGGGTCACCGAATCCAGGCTGACCCGCCAGGTCCACTGGCCGCGCTCCGGGTCGACACCCGCCTCCGGCCTTATCCGTTCGAAACCGCTTCGCAACAGCTCCACGGCGGCCCGACAGGCCACAAATGTGGGGTACGCACCAGCGCCCCGCCCGATCTCACGATTGTTGGACCAGATGAGCCGCCAAATAAACTGTTCGGCGGATCGCGCATAGACCTTTTCGTCGAGCGAATCATCTGATACAAATGCATCACTAGCGGATCGGGCCATGAAGAGAAACCGCGGCGTCGACACTCGTCCCTCCCTGGATGCAGCGAGTGGTTCGCCGTAACCAGGCAGTAATTTCCAGGGCCCACGCAAAGCAGCGGACATGCGCACGCTAAGGCGAGACTGCGCCGAAGTGAATAATTCGAAGCCTATAAATAGTGCGTGGCAGTCCCGGATGTATCAGATCCCGTTAACACCGGCGTAATCGTCAAACTAGACGTACCGGTTGCTTATGCTCCGCCCGCAACGGACGGCAGCACCTGAATCTCCGCATCAGCCCCGACGGCTGTCGTGAGCCCGCCCGTGTAACGGCACTCCTCACCGTCCACATAGATGTTGACGAAGCGACGGAGCTCCCCGCGCTCGTCACGCAATCGACGGCCGAGCTTCGGCCACTGCTCATCCACGGCGTCGAGCACCTCGGCGAGCGTGCCCGATGCGTCGAGGCTCAGCGTCGCGGCGTCACCGGCCTCCGCCCGCAGCGCACCCGGCACCAGCAGGGTGACCGTCACAGCCGGACCGCCTTGACGTTGAAGACGGTCGGCAGGTGCGCCGCGACGAGGTGCCAGCTGTCGCCACCGTCGCCGCTGGCGAAGACCTCGCCCGCCTTGGAGCCGACGAAGAGCCCGTCACCCCCGTCGTGGCAGAGCGCATCGCGCAGCACCACCGGGTAGTAGGGGTCGGCCGGCAGACCGCCGGTCAACGCCGCCCAGGAGGCACCGGCGTCCTCGGAGCGGAAGACCCGGAACCGCCGGTCGACCGGCACCCGCCGGCTCTCCGACTGCAACGGGAAGCTGTAGATCACGCCGGGCCTCGTCGGGTGCGCCACGATGGCGAAGCCGAAGTCGCTGGGCAAGCCCGCGGCGATCGAGGTCCAGGTGACGCCCCCGTCGTCGGAGCGGTAGACGCCGTTGTGGTTCTGCAGGTAGAGCCGCTCCGGATCGCCGCAGTCGCGGGCGACCTTGTGCACGCACTGGCCGAACTCGGGGAACCGGTCCGGGGAGAAGGTCACCTGCACGCCGGTGTTGGTCGGGCGCCAGGAGCCGCCGCCGTCGTCGGTCTGATAGACGCCGCCCGTGGACATCGCCACCAGCACCCGCTGCGGATCGACCGGGTGCGGCAGGATCGTGTGGATCGCCTGGCCGCCGAAACCCTCGCCCCACTGGGTCCGGTGCGGGTGCTCCCACAGCGGCTTGACCAGCTCGAACGACTCGCCGCCATCGGCCGAGCGGAAGAGCGCGGAGGGCTGGGTGCCCGCATAGACCGTCGTGCCCGCCGAGGCGAACTGCCACACCTGGCGCAGGGCGGTGTCGGCGTCGGCCGGGAAGCGAATCGGCGCGTGCTCCGGCTCGTGCCAGCTCGCACCCAGGTCGTCGCTGCTCGCGACGCTCGGGCCGAAGTGGGAGCTGGTGATGTCGGCGAGCAGGCGGAGGCCCTGCGGCTGCTGGTGCACGCCGATCCCGTAGACCGTGCACTCCGGGAAGTGCGGGGCGCTCACGTGCCACGTCGCGTAGTCGTCGGAACGCGCCAGGAAGAGCCCTTTAGCGGTGCCGATCATCAGCAGAACGGACATGTCCACCTCCATCGCCTCTCAGTGGGGAGTATGCCGCTCCCCCCTGACAATGCAACCGCAAACGGCGGCCTGGCGGCGGGTTATGGGAGGATGGGCGGCGTGCAGAGCTCCGCGGTCATCCACTTCCGCCACAACACCGCCATGGCGATCGCCGGCCTGATCGTCGCGCTCGCCGCGATCTACCCGGCCGCCGATCTGGGCTGGGCGGGCTTGCCGCTCATTCTCGTGCCGCTCGCGTTCGCCGTCTGGGCCTGGCGTTCCGGCACCGACGCCGACGCCGACGGGCTGCGGGTGCGCGCGCTCCTCGGCAGCCGCGCCATCACGTGGTCCCAGGTCGCCGCCCTCGTCCCCGACGAGCGGGGCCGGGTGCTCGCGGCGCTCACCAACGGCAGCGCCGTGCCGCTCACCGCCGTCGTCGTGACCGACCTGCCGCGCCTCGTCGCCGCGAGCGGTCAGCCGCTGGCCGACACCGACACCGACACCGACGCGGTCCCCGCCCGCTAGCCCTCTTAGGGGCAACTCTTGAAGAGTTGCGACGATCTTGGGTTCATGATCCGGCCATCTCTGCTGAAGACGGCCGGATCATGGCGTTATCAAGCGGCTCAGTAGTCGCCGACGACCTGATTGATCAGCGGCTCGCCCGCGATGTGGCGGCGGAGTTGGACGCCGGCCAGGCGATAGGCCCGGCCGAAGAGGCCGTGGACCGAGCCGGCCGTGTGCGGGGTGATCAGCGTGTTCGGGGTGGTCCAGAGGGGGTGGCCCGGCGGGAGCGGCTCGGGGTCGGTCACATCCATCGCCGCGCGCAGGCGACCGCTCGACAGCTCCGCCACCAGGGCATCCGTCTGGACGACCGGTCCGCGGGCGGCGTTGACGAGCAGTGCTCCGTCGGGCATCGCGGCGAGGAACTTCTCGTCGACGAGGCCGCGCGTCTCCGAGGTGAGCGGGACGATGAGGATGACGATGTCGGCCGACGGGAGCAGATGGGGCAGGTCGTCGACGCCGTGTACGCCAGGGCGGGCCGACCGGGCCACCTCGGTGATCGTCACCTCGAAGGGCGCCAGCCGGGCTGCCGTGGCCCGACCGATCGAGCCCGCGCCGACGATGAGGACCCGCTTGCCTGCGAGCTCGTCCGTCGGGAGCAGCTCGGCACTGGCCCAGCGACCCTCGCCCTGTGCCCGGGCGGCGTCGTCGAAACGGCGCAGCGACGACAGGACCGCGGTGAGGATCCACTCGGAGGTCGGCGAGTCGTGCACGCCCCGGGCGTCGTGCAGGGTCACCCCGGCCGGAATCCGTCCCAGCCACGCGTCGGCACCGGCCGACAGCAGCTGGATGACCCGCAGATCCGGCATACCGGCGGCGAGGCCGACGACATCGCCCGAACCCAGGAACGGCGGGACCCAGAAGGTCACCCCGGCGGGGTCCGACGGTGGTGGGGCGGCCGGGTCGGCGTACACCTCGATATCGATCTCGGCCGGCAGCGGGCCGATATGCGCGAGTCCCTGCTCATGGGCTATCCAGACCTTCACGATCAATGACGATATCCCGTCGCGGGCGCGAAGGCGCTAGCGTGTGTCGGGTGCGACGCAGCCTCCCCCTCATCCTGACCGCGCTGATGGCCACCACGGCGGCCTGTTCGGCGACCGACACGCCGGCCCCGGCAGTCACCTCCGCGCCCGCGCCGACCACTCCGGCGGCAATCCCCTCCGCCAGTGGCGCGCGCGGGATCACGACCGTCGCGGAAGGGCTCGCGGTGCCGTGGGCCATCGGCTTCCTGCCCGATGGTTCGGCGCTCGTCACCGAGCGGGACAGCAAGC
It contains:
- the pstC gene encoding phosphate ABC transporter permease subunit PstC — its product is MTDPEPKVGRHAAAVIDRPEPSDAPWRPSAGLNPGDRGFRGLARAGGTTVLVLMLLVGAFLLYRAWQALGKQGWSFITTQSWEPDGGGFGIAAVLAGSVMIAAVAIAFALPLSVGTALYISEYAPRRVKGWLISMVDLMAAVPSVVYGIWGMIFLQWKVLDLSRWIATYLGWIPFLHVDNYEFGNPLETDTVFTSSTFIAGIVVAMMVTPIACSVMREAFTQAPLGEREGAFALGATRWGMIRTVVLPFGRGAMIGGTMLGLGRALGETIAVVLIISPVFSIQPHILEKGANSVSALIALRYGDSTEMGISALMAAGLALFLMTLVVNFLASTIVARSRSGAVSE
- a CDS encoding MoaD/ThiS family protein: MTVTLLVPGALRAEAGDAATLSLDASGTLAEVLDAVDEQWPKLGRRLRDERGELRRFVNIYVDGEECRYTGGLTTAVGADAEIQVLPSVAGGA
- a CDS encoding WD40/YVTN/BNR-like repeat-containing protein — encoded protein: MSVLLMIGTAKGLFLARSDDYATWHVSAPHFPECTVYGIGVHQQPQGLRLLADITSSHFGPSVASSDDLGASWHEPEHAPIRFPADADTALRQVWQFASAGTTVYAGTQPSALFRSADGGESFELVKPLWEHPHRTQWGEGFGGQAIHTILPHPVDPQRVLVAMSTGGVYQTDDGGGSWRPTNTGVQVTFSPDRFPEFGQCVHKVARDCGDPERLYLQNHNGVYRSDDGGVTWTSIAAGLPSDFGFAIVAHPTRPGVIYSFPLQSESRRVPVDRRFRVFRSEDAGASWAALTGGLPADPYYPVVLRDALCHDGGDGLFVGSKAGEVFASGDGGDSWHLVAAHLPTVFNVKAVRL
- a CDS encoding PH domain-containing protein, yielding MGGVQSSAVIHFRHNTAMAIAGLIVALAAIYPAADLGWAGLPLILVPLAFAVWAWRSGTDADADGLRVRALLGSRAITWSQVAALVPDERGRVLAALTNGSAVPLTAVVVTDLPRLVAASGQPLADTDTDTDAVPAR
- a CDS encoding 2-hydroxyacid dehydrogenase — encoded protein: MKVWIAHEQGLAHIGPLPAEIDIEVYADPAAPPPSDPAGVTFWVPPFLGSGDVVGLAAGMPDLRVIQLLSAGADAWLGRIPAGVTLHDARGVHDSPTSEWILTAVLSSLRRFDDAARAQGEGRWASAELLPTDELAGKRVLIVGAGSIGRATAARLAPFEVTITEVARSARPGVHGVDDLPHLLPSADIVILIVPLTSETRGLVDEKFLAAMPDGALLVNAARGPVVQTDALVAELSSGRLRAAMDVTDPEPLPPGHPLWTTPNTLITPHTAGSVHGLFGRAYRLAGVQLRRHIAGEPLINQVVGDY